In the Chlorobium limicola DSM 245 genome, one interval contains:
- a CDS encoding damage-control phosphatase ARMT1 family protein yields the protein MNSNRRIAAICYPCIFEQLHSLARVTGLDEEEGKMLFEHSMRHLLATHGEGLVVQHIIRSATDRAIALSGKGVDYDPYGAIKKQLNDIARQFAGGFRNKIRHSSEPLRDAVKIAAAGNIIDFGAKRHGSLDIEMELSSIDERAFGRFDFAEFSGRLKLAGKLLYICDNAGEIVFDRLFIEEIRRSNPGLEVTCAVRALPIINDAVLADAHDAGLFDVAEVVSSGSVYPGTLLSETSDEFRGLFDNADVIISKGQGNFETLLDVADERLFFILRIKCDQMAKLSRVAKGELVLMQGRGKLNVGCGIN from the coding sequence ATGAACAGTAACAGACGGATAGCGGCGATATGTTATCCATGTATTTTCGAGCAGTTGCATTCGCTTGCAAGGGTTACCGGACTTGATGAAGAGGAAGGAAAAATGCTGTTCGAGCACTCGATGCGTCATCTTCTCGCTACGCATGGCGAAGGTCTCGTAGTGCAGCATATCATCAGGAGCGCCACTGACAGAGCGATTGCGCTGTCGGGAAAAGGGGTTGATTACGATCCTTACGGAGCGATAAAAAAACAGTTAAACGACATCGCGCGGCAGTTTGCCGGGGGGTTCCGGAACAAAATCCGGCACTCTTCCGAACCGTTGCGGGATGCAGTTAAAATTGCTGCAGCGGGCAACATCATCGATTTCGGCGCCAAGCGGCACGGATCGCTCGATATTGAAATGGAACTGAGCAGCATCGATGAACGGGCATTCGGGCGCTTCGATTTTGCGGAGTTCTCCGGGCGTTTGAAATTGGCCGGAAAACTGCTTTATATTTGCGACAATGCCGGAGAAATTGTTTTCGACAGGCTGTTCATCGAGGAGATCAGGCGCAGTAATCCCGGCCTGGAGGTTACCTGTGCCGTGAGGGCGTTGCCGATCATCAACGATGCGGTGCTTGCCGATGCGCATGATGCAGGTCTGTTTGACGTGGCGGAGGTTGTCTCATCAGGCAGCGTGTACCCCGGAACACTGCTTTCTGAAACGTCCGATGAGTTCAGGGGGTTGTTCGATAACGCCGATGTGATTATCTCGAAAGGACAGGGGAATTTTGAGACGCTGCTCGATGTCGCCGATGAACGTCTCTTTTTTATTTTGAGAATCAAGTGCGACCAGATGGCGAAGCTCTCCCGTGTAGCCAAAGGGGAGCTGGTTCTCATGCAGGGAAGAGGGAAGTTGAACGTGGGATGCGGGATAAACTGA
- a CDS encoding metallopeptidase domain-containing protein, which yields MHITEIRKEIARRYMITVRRVMPLILACFLVVSRVVLAKSTAEEVGLGPQSTQAVGNKRVLMVVVRFPDAAPTTPIEVVKKKVIEGLGSYVDEQSYGLASITADFRGYVMLPDALADYRVSPYNFRVDKTRIRKLIGDTMTAIEKDTDFSAYDHFMIVPAVHTMPGQGYGMICYCANPGMLSGVTKGYVPRYVTMKSAGGKEFSGGIFVGAENANIGMFAHDYFHVLAGVHDGRRLVPCLYNYKLQSDASAGLPSFEHHATYMGLWDIMSQHFVKKGEPPQGTSSFTKIRLGWIKKHQVRIVKPGATDFTLLAPLSKGGQLLAVKIPLDDGSYYLVENRQPIGFDRMLPDSGIIVLKVNPVADEGYGTVEVLCAAGAGNFMEATYRLEASKRDCFVDERNNVTILPLWKQHEHVGVLITTSEHREAAGKAARAIQALIDQTAVTKDNTMETVILEAVTAFRNNEFEKSYTIAIKKNGKDIRH from the coding sequence ATGCATATCACAGAAATACGGAAAGAAATAGCGAGAAGATACATGATAACGGTCAGGAGAGTTATGCCGCTTATTCTCGCTTGCTTTCTCGTCGTAAGTCGTGTGGTTTTAGCGAAAAGTACGGCAGAGGAAGTCGGCCTGGGGCCGCAGTCAACACAGGCTGTCGGGAATAAGCGGGTTCTGATGGTTGTTGTACGGTTTCCTGATGCAGCGCCGACAACCCCAATCGAGGTTGTAAAGAAAAAGGTTATTGAAGGACTCGGTTCGTATGTTGACGAACAGTCGTATGGACTTGCTTCTATAACAGCCGATTTCAGGGGGTATGTTATGTTGCCCGATGCACTCGCAGACTATAGGGTAAGTCCCTATAATTTCCGTGTGGACAAAACAAGAATTCGCAAACTTATTGGCGACACCATGACCGCCATAGAGAAGGATACTGATTTTTCGGCCTACGATCACTTCATGATAGTACCCGCGGTACACACCATGCCAGGACAAGGGTATGGGATGATCTGTTACTGCGCAAATCCTGGTATGCTTTCAGGTGTTACAAAGGGATATGTTCCTCGGTATGTAACCATGAAATCGGCAGGAGGAAAAGAGTTTAGCGGCGGGATTTTTGTAGGGGCAGAGAATGCGAATATCGGCATGTTCGCACATGATTATTTTCATGTTCTGGCAGGGGTTCATGACGGGAGGCGACTCGTGCCCTGTCTCTATAATTATAAGCTGCAGTCCGATGCTTCAGCAGGTCTCCCCTCATTTGAACATCATGCTACCTATATGGGACTTTGGGACATTATGTCGCAGCATTTTGTAAAAAAGGGAGAGCCTCCTCAAGGAACATCGTCGTTTACTAAAATAAGGCTTGGCTGGATCAAGAAGCATCAGGTTCGGATTGTAAAACCTGGCGCAACCGATTTCACCCTGCTTGCGCCTCTCTCAAAAGGAGGTCAATTACTTGCGGTCAAGATACCGTTAGACGACGGGTCGTATTATCTTGTGGAGAACAGGCAACCAATAGGATTTGACAGGATGCTTCCTGATTCGGGAATAATTGTGCTGAAAGTAAATCCTGTGGCTGATGAGGGATATGGTACAGTAGAAGTTCTCTGTGCTGCGGGGGCAGGCAATTTTATGGAGGCGACCTACAGGCTGGAGGCAAGCAAAAGGGATTGTTTTGTCGACGAAAGAAATAATGTTACGATACTGCCCTTATGGAAGCAGCACGAACATGTCGGGGTGCTGATCACAACGTCAGAACATCGTGAAGCTGCGGGTAAAGCTGCTCGGGCTATACAGGCTCTTATCGATCAAACCGCCGTGACAAAGGACAATACAATGGAAACGGTAATTCTTGAAGCTGTTACTGCGTTCAGGAATAATGAATTTGAAAAAAGCTATACTATTGCCATCAAAAAGAACGGAAAGGATATCCGCCATTGA
- a CDS encoding DUF1801 domain-containing protein: MTDDNVSRLLQELQITNQERYELVQAARSAIYSVVPDASERGLYGGFMFSGKAQFCGVFAYREHVSVEFGRGCDLDDPHGVLEGSGKLRRHIKLFSAADITGKFLELYVDAACRNSQCK, encoded by the coding sequence ATGACCGACGACAACGTATCCCGTCTGCTGCAGGAGCTGCAGATAACGAATCAGGAGCGGTACGAACTGGTTCAGGCTGCGAGAAGTGCGATTTACAGCGTTGTGCCGGATGCGTCTGAGCGGGGGCTGTATGGCGGGTTCATGTTTTCCGGCAAGGCTCAGTTCTGCGGAGTGTTCGCATACAGGGAGCATGTCAGCGTGGAGTTCGGACGCGGGTGCGATCTTGACGATCCGCACGGCGTGCTGGAAGGCAGCGGAAAGCTGCGGCGGCATATCAAGCTGTTTTCGGCAGCTGACATTACGGGAAAGTTTCTCGAGCTGTATGTCGATGCCGCTTGCAGGAACAGCCAATGCAAGTGA
- a CDS encoding DUF4062 domain-containing protein: MNTHRQVFVSSAYTDLNKERTRVIQTLVRNNYIPEGMQLFPATDERQFELIKKIIDVCDFYILIVGNHEESTITENASYTEKEYHYALEKGLKIITLLHQGRNSTQEEKTNICHTWVERLAVSSNHRMAKANHLVKYWKTLDELSEIIDSSLTMTSDIASNANALTNEKPVLFKRLFPLHESSVLPALSVTTVRNDNGIFDDADALIAIAQKSFTKTAKKAVDENDRLGIPTHGSIGDKLVVHHSPKGYPLI; the protein is encoded by the coding sequence ATGAATACGCACCGTCAGGTCTTTGTCAGTTCAGCTTATACCGATCTCAATAAAGAGCGGACTCGAGTAATTCAGACTCTTGTGAGGAATAACTACATTCCTGAGGGAATGCAATTATTCCCTGCTACTGATGAAAGACAGTTTGAGCTTATTAAAAAGATAATAGACGTGTGCGACTTCTACATATTAATTGTAGGCAACCACGAAGAATCAACTATCACAGAGAATGCTAGTTACACTGAGAAAGAGTACCATTATGCCCTTGAAAAGGGATTGAAGATTATCACTCTTTTACATCAGGGTCGAAATAGTACTCAAGAAGAAAAGACAAACATTTGCCATACTTGGGTAGAGCGCCTTGCAGTCAGCTCTAATCATCGCATGGCAAAGGCAAACCATTTAGTAAAGTACTGGAAAACCTTGGATGAATTATCGGAAATAATTGATTCAAGCCTAACGATGACGAGTGATATCGCGTCTAATGCAAATGCGTTGACTAACGAAAAACCTGTTCTTTTTAAACGATTATTTCCCTTGCACGAAAGCTCGGTACTACCCGCACTATCTGTTACCACCGTCAGGAACGATAACGGCATATTCGACGATGCAGATGCGTTGATTGCGATTGCTCAAAAGTCATTTACCAAAACAGCGAAGAAAGCCGTTGACGAAAATGATCGACTTGGCATTCCTACGCATGGTTCAATCGGTGACAAGTTGGTTGTTCACCATTCCCCTAAGGGGTATCCGCTGATCTGA
- a CDS encoding zeta toxin family protein codes for MTKWMWIIAGPNGAGKSSFAENFLIDIGHHNLVKLNADERTIELRKHFPTEPQHDLNLKAAIAVDNDVEKCIEAGRSFVVETVLSTSKYRDDVIKAKAEGFKFGLIYISLYPPELSPLRVSERVAKGGHTVDDDKAIERHRKSHEQLRWFAPQADLFMAFDNSNCDGEPVLLASRKNGDPLKYIAHGVNQAVDLALAGML; via the coding sequence ATGACAAAATGGATGTGGATTATCGCTGGCCCAAATGGTGCTGGCAAATCCAGTTTTGCTGAAAATTTTCTCATCGATATAGGTCACCATAACCTTGTCAAGCTCAACGCTGACGAACGCACGATTGAACTCCGAAAGCACTTCCCTACTGAACCACAGCATGACCTCAACCTGAAAGCCGCAATTGCAGTTGATAACGATGTTGAAAAGTGCATAGAAGCAGGGAGAAGCTTTGTCGTCGAAACCGTTTTATCGACGAGTAAATACCGGGATGACGTTATCAAAGCAAAGGCTGAAGGCTTTAAATTCGGACTGATTTACATATCACTTTACCCTCCGGAATTATCGCCATTACGTGTCAGCGAACGAGTCGCAAAGGGAGGACATACCGTAGATGATGACAAAGCAATTGAACGGCACCGAAAGTCACATGAACAATTGCGCTGGTTCGCACCACAAGCTGACCTTTTTATGGCGTTCGACAACAGTAATTGCGATGGAGAACCTGTTTTGCTGGCTTCACGCAAGAATGGAGACCCATTGAAATATATTGCGCACGGCGTTAATCAAGCTGTTGACCTTGCTTTGGCAGGCATGCTTTAA
- a CDS encoding type I restriction endonuclease, giving the protein MTSNPYTEDQLVEQPAIGLFAELGWATVSALDETFGVAEPSPGHFGHSLPEDEGNGNSRISLGRETKGDVVLASRLGVALVRLNPLLPPEAITAAMDELTRDRSAMLLEAANREVYLLLKEGIRVSVADTEPSPGFPLPEGEGAEAPPSTFGRRAGNNDSLQKYGGQKIVRVRVVDWEHPENNDFLLVSQFSVTGQLYTCRPDLVGFVNGLPMVVIELKKPGVPARTAFDENLRHYKEQIPSLFWYNALLIASNGTESRVGSLTADWERFFEWKRIARENEPRRVSLEVMLRGTCDRSRFLDLVENFTLFSEHKAGFATPATLTPTPLPGVEGRSKSGLVKIIGQNHQFLGVNAAIASLLRIRKEYAVAATLTPTPLPEVEGQYRGGFYYSGLVERARELRQQQTPAEDIVWELLRDHRFEGLKFRRQHQIGNYIADFFCSEHKLVVEVDGDVHRSPEVVAKDSQRDAYLRSLGYTVIRFGNQLVLNNPAEFLNQIRAALQLPSTTGRGAGGEGNTPGSNGIGESLTHPSTAGRGAGGEGNTPGPKVIGAALTYPSTTGRGAGGEGNTPRPKVIGAALTYPSTTGRGAGGEGNTPRPNGIGVFWQTQGSGKSFSMVFFAQKVLRKVAGNWTFVVVTDRIELDEQIAKTFKAAGAVSKAEGDACHASSGDHLRQLLRGNHRYVFTLIHKFRSETPSPRPSPKGRGGEEVCSEIPSLGFSPTGRGGEGICSETPGAGNNGIMPVLSDRADIIVLTDEAHRSQYDTLALNMRSALPNAMFLAFTGTPLIAGEERTKEVFGDYVSIYDFQQSVEDGATVPLFYENRTPELQLVNPDLNDDIYRLIEDAELDPDQESKLERELNRQYHLLTRDDRLDTVAKDIVRHFLGRGFIGKAMMVSIDKATAIRMYDKVQRFWMEETGLVRQQLVRYDLSSERKGELQKRLQVLESTDMAVIVSPGQNEIGQMQQIGLDIVKHRKRMVESQPALDEKFKDSDDTLRIVFVCAMWLTGFDAPSCSTVYLDKPMRNHTLMQTIARANRVFPGKHSGMIVDYANVFASLEKALAIYGAGKGGHNPVRGKDALVEELRKAVELATAFCMEHGVHLAGIEEAASGMERLQRIEDAVNALIGDTLRREFFGHERLVRTLYQAVKPDPAAIAFSERVACIAAIAEAIRGKLNPVAPDISTIMQGIGRLLDESITGHAIRESGPPVLDLSKINFKALSDRFRQSKHRNTDLEMLKAAINAKLENMIRLNRTRADFAGKFEELIAGYNAGSRSIEDLFDELLKLSLSLSDEEQRHVRENMNEEELVIFDILTRPAPELNTDERSEVKRVARELLVKIKGLLVLNWRQKTEARSRLKLTIEDALDQGLPRAYTPEIYRQKCSAVFEHVYESYPERDAGVYAEVE; this is encoded by the coding sequence ATGACCAGCAACCCCTACACCGAAGACCAGCTTGTCGAGCAGCCCGCTATCGGGTTGTTTGCGGAGCTTGGCTGGGCAACGGTGTCGGCGTTGGATGAGACATTCGGCGTTGCCGAACCCTCACCCGGCCACTTTGGCCACTCTCTCCCGGAGGACGAGGGTAATGGAAATTCCCGGATATCATTAGGGCGGGAGACGAAGGGGGATGTGGTGCTGGCGTCACGGTTGGGTGTGGCGTTGGTGCGCTTGAACCCTTTGCTGCCGCCCGAGGCAATCACCGCCGCAATGGATGAATTGACTCGCGACCGTTCAGCCATGCTCCTGGAGGCAGCGAATCGCGAAGTCTATCTGCTGCTCAAGGAGGGGATTCGCGTCAGCGTTGCTGACACCGAACCCTCACCCGGTTTCCCTCTCCCGGAGGGCGAGGGTGCAGAAGCACCTCCATCTACCTTTGGGAGAAGGGCAGGAAATAACGATTCGCTACAGAAATATGGAGGGCAGAAGATTGTCCGTGTGAGAGTTGTTGATTGGGAGCATCCGGAGAACAACGATTTTCTGCTGGTGAGCCAGTTCAGCGTTACAGGACAGCTCTACACCTGCCGCCCTGATCTGGTCGGGTTCGTGAACGGGCTGCCGATGGTGGTGATCGAGCTGAAAAAGCCCGGTGTGCCTGCCCGGACGGCTTTCGACGAGAATCTCAGGCACTACAAGGAGCAGATTCCTTCGCTTTTCTGGTATAATGCGCTGCTTATCGCTTCGAACGGTACGGAAAGCCGTGTCGGTTCGCTCACTGCGGATTGGGAACGGTTTTTCGAGTGGAAGCGCATCGCGCGGGAAAACGAGCCCCGCAGGGTGTCGCTGGAGGTGATGCTTCGCGGCACGTGCGACCGCAGTCGTTTTCTCGACCTCGTTGAGAACTTTACGCTTTTTTCGGAGCATAAGGCGGGATTTGCAACTCCCGCCACCCTCACCCCAACCCCTCTCCCAGGGGTAGAGGGGCGGAGTAAAAGCGGGCTGGTGAAGATTATCGGGCAGAATCACCAGTTTCTCGGGGTCAATGCGGCAATTGCGTCTTTACTCAGGATTCGTAAAGAATATGCAGTTGCCGCCACCCTCACCCCAACCCCTCTCCCAGAGGTAGAGGGGCAATATCGTGGCGGTTTTTATTATTCGGGACTCGTTGAACGCGCGAGGGAATTACGGCAGCAGCAGACACCGGCAGAGGATATCGTATGGGAGCTTTTGCGTGACCATCGGTTCGAGGGGCTGAAGTTTCGTCGTCAACACCAGATCGGAAATTATATTGCAGATTTCTTTTGTTCAGAGCATAAACTTGTTGTCGAAGTTGATGGTGACGTTCATCGTTCGCCGGAGGTGGTTGCGAAGGATTCACAGCGGGATGCATATTTGCGTTCTCTTGGTTATACCGTTATTCGGTTTGGGAATCAGTTGGTATTGAATAACCCTGCAGAGTTTCTGAATCAAATCAGGGCGGCATTGCAGCTCCCCTCTACCACTGGGAGAGGGGCTGGGGGTGAGGGGAACACACCAGGATCGAATGGGATTGGTGAATCATTGACGCACCCCTCTACCGCTGGGAGAGGGGCCGGGGGTGAGGGGAACACACCAGGACCGAAAGTGATTGGTGCAGCATTGACTTACCCCTCTACCACTGGGAGAGGGGCCGGGGGTGAGGGGAACACACCAAGACCGAAAGTGATTGGTGCAGCATTGACTTACCCCTCTACCACTGGGAGAGGGGCTGGGGGTGAGGGGAACACACCAAGACCGAATGGGATTGGTGTGTTCTGGCAGACGCAGGGCAGCGGCAAGAGTTTTTCGATGGTCTTTTTTGCCCAAAAGGTGCTTCGAAAGGTTGCGGGCAACTGGACCTTCGTGGTGGTGACCGACCGTATTGAGCTTGACGAGCAGATAGCAAAAACCTTCAAGGCTGCCGGTGCAGTAAGCAAGGCCGAAGGCGATGCATGCCACGCTTCGAGCGGCGATCATCTCCGGCAACTGCTGCGGGGCAATCACCGCTACGTCTTTACGCTGATCCATAAGTTTCGTTCCGAAACACCCTCACCCCGTCCCTCTCCCAAAGGTAGAGGGGGGGAAGAAGTATGTTCCGAAATACCCTCACTCGGGTTCTCTCCCACAGGTAGAGGGGGGGAGGGAATCTGTTCCGAAACACCGGGTGCGGGTAACAATGGAATTATGCCAGTGCTGAGTGACAGGGCGGATATTATTGTTTTGACAGACGAGGCGCACCGCAGCCAGTACGACACGCTGGCGCTGAATATGCGTTCGGCTCTTCCCAATGCCATGTTTCTCGCCTTTACCGGTACACCGCTCATTGCCGGAGAGGAGCGCACCAAAGAGGTTTTCGGCGATTACGTATCCATTTACGACTTCCAGCAGTCCGTCGAGGACGGAGCTACGGTTCCGCTTTTCTACGAGAACCGTACGCCCGAGCTGCAACTGGTCAATCCCGACCTGAACGACGATATCTACCGGCTTATCGAGGATGCCGAACTCGATCCCGATCAGGAATCGAAGCTTGAGCGGGAGCTGAACCGACAGTATCATTTGCTGACGCGCGACGACCGGCTTGATACCGTTGCAAAGGACATCGTGCGGCATTTTCTCGGACGGGGGTTCATCGGCAAGGCGATGATGGTCTCTATCGACAAGGCCACCGCAATCAGGATGTACGACAAGGTGCAACGGTTCTGGATGGAAGAGACGGGGCTTGTCCGGCAGCAGCTTGTCCGTTATGATCTTTCGTCTGAAAGAAAAGGGGAACTGCAGAAGCGGCTTCAGGTGCTTGAGAGCACCGACATGGCCGTGATCGTTTCTCCCGGCCAGAACGAAATCGGGCAGATGCAGCAGATCGGCCTCGATATTGTGAAGCACCGCAAGCGCATGGTCGAGTCGCAGCCGGCTCTGGATGAGAAGTTCAAGGACAGCGACGATACGCTGAGAATCGTATTTGTTTGCGCCATGTGGCTGACCGGTTTTGACGCGCCGAGCTGTTCGACGGTCTATCTCGACAAACCTATGCGCAACCATACGCTCATGCAGACTATAGCGCGGGCAAACCGCGTTTTTCCCGGCAAGCACAGCGGCATGATTGTGGATTACGCGAATGTGTTCGCCTCGCTTGAAAAGGCGCTTGCTATCTACGGTGCAGGGAAGGGCGGTCATAATCCGGTGAGGGGGAAAGATGCGCTTGTAGAAGAATTACGCAAGGCGGTCGAGCTGGCAACAGCCTTCTGCATGGAACATGGGGTGCATCTTGCCGGAATCGAAGAGGCGGCTTCAGGTATGGAACGGCTGCAGCGTATCGAGGATGCGGTAAACGCCCTGATTGGGGATACCCTGCGGCGGGAGTTTTTCGGCCATGAACGTCTTGTCCGTACGCTCTACCAGGCGGTAAAACCCGATCCAGCTGCGATTGCTTTTTCGGAGCGGGTGGCGTGTATTGCGGCAATTGCTGAAGCGATACGGGGGAAGCTGAATCCCGTTGCGCCGGATATTTCCACAATCATGCAGGGAATCGGCAGATTGCTTGACGAATCCATTACCGGTCATGCTATCCGCGAGTCAGGGCCGCCGGTGCTCGATCTCTCGAAAATCAATTTCAAGGCGCTCTCTGATCGGTTCAGGCAATCGAAGCACAGGAACACCGATCTGGAAATGCTCAAGGCCGCGATTAACGCCAAGCTGGAAAACATGATTCGCCTCAATCGCACAAGGGCGGATTTTGCCGGGAAGTTCGAAGAATTGATTGCGGGCTACAATGCGGGCAGTCGAAGCATCGAAGATCTCTTTGACGAACTCCTCAAGCTGTCGCTCAGCCTGAGCGATGAGGAGCAGCGCCATGTTCGGGAAAATATGAACGAAGAGGAGCTGGTTATTTTCGACATCCTCACCCGTCCGGCACCGGAACTCAATACCGATGAACGCAGCGAAGTGAAAAGGGTTGCCCGCGAACTGCTTGTCAAGATCAAGGGTCTTCTGGTGCTGAACTGGCGGCAAAAAACAGAGGCACGTTCCAGGCTGAAGCTCACCATCGAGGATGCCCTCGACCAGGGCCTTCCCCGAGCCTATACGCCGGAAATCTACCGGCAGAAATGCTCCGCCGTATTCGAACATGTCTACGAATCCTATCCCGAACGCGATGCGGGGGTTTACGCCGAGGTTGAGTGA
- a CDS encoding ATP-binding protein, protein MKAADLDILLQEGEGVMLEYKEGISGSFARELVAFANTAGGRILLGVRDNGTVKGIADTNVLRARIQDIARNCDPPVQILLQHIGMVTVVTVRESDAKPVQCSDGFFLRQGAVTQKLSREEIRDMFRHGGAVRFDLSPCPAFRYPEDFDSVKFREWLQKSSISQRSPVEDILVNIEAAERSGGKLLFRNAGVLFFAREPRHFFNQAYVTCLLFKGTVKLHVLDRKDFAGGIVADIEESLRFIERNTRTAYRIEKLQREEIPQYPVAALREALTNAVMHRDWFIEGGNVFVEIYDDRIEVSSPGTLPKGMLPEDLGSKSIRRNPLIADLLHRIAFIEKAGTGIRRMLDGAREMGYPEPEFIAGNFFTALFRPIHEASEQGTRHVPDMHPTCTAHVPHMYPACTPQVIAILSLAEGEAKTRDVLQEVAKIKNREHFYQHYLQPLLSAGLLERTVPDKPRSPKQRYVTTAAGRAMIEKSDKES, encoded by the coding sequence ATGAAAGCTGCTGATCTTGATATCCTGCTCCAGGAGGGTGAGGGGGTGATGCTGGAGTACAAGGAGGGGATCTCCGGATCATTCGCCCGTGAATTGGTGGCTTTTGCCAACACGGCAGGAGGTCGGATTTTGCTTGGTGTGCGGGATAACGGGACAGTGAAGGGGATTGCTGATACAAATGTGTTGCGGGCCAGAATTCAGGATATTGCCCGGAATTGTGATCCTCCGGTGCAGATTCTGTTGCAGCATATCGGCATGGTTACAGTTGTGACGGTTCGTGAAAGTGATGCAAAGCCGGTGCAGTGCAGCGATGGCTTTTTTCTGCGGCAGGGAGCTGTAACCCAAAAGCTCTCGCGTGAGGAGATTCGGGATATGTTTCGGCATGGTGGGGCAGTAAGGTTCGATCTTTCTCCCTGTCCAGCCTTCCGCTATCCGGAGGATTTTGATTCCGTTAAATTCAGGGAGTGGCTGCAAAAAAGTTCTATTTCGCAGCGCAGTCCGGTGGAGGATATTCTTGTAAACATTGAAGCAGCGGAGCGTTCAGGCGGAAAACTTCTCTTTCGTAATGCCGGGGTGCTCTTTTTTGCCCGTGAGCCGAGGCATTTTTTCAATCAGGCTTACGTGACCTGCCTGCTCTTCAAGGGGACAGTCAAGTTGCATGTTCTTGATCGCAAGGATTTTGCCGGAGGGATTGTTGCCGATATCGAAGAGAGCCTGCGCTTTATTGAGCGTAATACACGCACAGCCTACCGGATCGAGAAGCTCCAGCGCGAGGAGATTCCGCAATATCCGGTTGCCGCCCTGCGGGAAGCTCTGACCAATGCGGTGATGCACCGTGACTGGTTTATCGAGGGAGGTAATGTTTTTGTGGAGATATACGATGATCGCATTGAGGTGTCAAGTCCCGGTACGCTTCCGAAAGGGATGCTTCCGGAGGATCTTGGAAGCAAAAGCATTCGCCGTAATCCACTCATTGCCGATCTGCTGCATCGTATCGCATTTATCGAGAAGGCTGGAACCGGAATCCGGCGGATGCTGGACGGAGCCAGGGAGATGGGATATCCTGAACCGGAGTTTATTGCAGGCAACTTTTTTACCGCGCTGTTTCGTCCGATTCATGAGGCGTCAGAGCAAGGTACCAGACATGTACCCGACATGCACCCGACATGTACCGCACATGTACCGCACATGTACCCCGCATGTACCCCGCAAGTGATAGCTATTCTTAGCTTGGCTGAAGGAGAAGCAAAGACACGTGATGTGCTGCAAGAAGTCGCAAAGATCAAAAATCGAGAGCATTTCTATCAGCACTACCTTCAACCGCTTCTTTCCGCTGGGTTACTCGAACGCACCGTTCCCGATAAACCCCGAAGTCCGAAGCAGCGATATGTTACGACCGCAGCCGGTCGCGCCATGATTGAAAAATCTGACAAGGAGTCCTGA
- a CDS encoding DUF2971 domain-containing protein, translating into MKTLYYKYRPLYQLRPDGTREQHPFTQSIFTKGEIYYSAPKDFNDPFDCNLRIHTDGSTDADWEAYFDKLVVQDPSKKDYILQAKAEQWWNTKPEITADFGLNQHRIHYAESSVFCFSKKSNSIPMFSYYADSHQGIAVEFSFSQRDVPCGIPCGEYPGKVVFRDVEYPPSFPELNFHKIYGSNQMVRSLLFTKHYEWAHEEEFRIFRRKVPASAVQFDKTIVTRVIFGCRTTSDDIDLVRSWLAGWPSDVVLSKAETATDQFNLRVIDFETVKAV; encoded by the coding sequence ATGAAAACGTTATATTACAAATACCGCCCACTATACCAGCTTAGACCGGACGGAACTCGTGAACAACACCCATTCACCCAGTCAATTTTCACGAAGGGAGAAATCTATTATTCTGCTCCTAAGGATTTTAATGACCCATTTGACTGCAACTTGAGGATTCACACCGATGGTTCCACAGATGCAGACTGGGAGGCTTACTTTGATAAGTTGGTTGTTCAGGACCCATCTAAAAAAGATTACATATTGCAAGCAAAAGCAGAACAATGGTGGAATACAAAGCCAGAGATTACAGCGGATTTTGGATTGAACCAACATCGGATCCACTACGCGGAATCAAGTGTTTTCTGTTTTTCGAAGAAATCGAACTCAATTCCGATGTTCTCCTATTACGCAGACAGTCATCAAGGCATTGCCGTCGAGTTTAGTTTTTCTCAACGGGACGTTCCTTGTGGAATTCCGTGTGGCGAGTATCCAGGAAAGGTTGTCTTCCGTGATGTTGAATATCCTCCATCATTCCCGGAGCTGAACTTCCATAAAATATACGGCTCTAATCAAATGGTACGGAGCCTCTTGTTCACAAAGCACTACGAATGGGCGCATGAAGAGGAGTTTAGGATATTCAGACGAAAAGTTCCTGCGTCTGCGGTTCAATTTGATAAGACTATTGTAACAAGGGTGATTTTTGGTTGCCGAACAACTTCAGATGACATAGATCTGGTCAGAAGCTGGCTCGCTGGATGGCCATCTGATGTTGTGCTTTCCAAGGCAGAAACAGCTACCGACCAATTTAATTTGCGAGTTATTGATTTCGAAACAGTTAAGGCTGTTTAA